agcgattcgcgtgaatttcaaaaatatccacacaaacgggaaacttttgactttttggattttttaattttgaaaaaaactggtcaaaaagccacttttgaggtgtcaccctcaagatcggctcaaatgtggataaactagttaaacagatcgagtgtaatgtaaaactcgatttttagctgcccaacttcatattcacgccttctggagcaaattaaaaattctggagaaattgaaaaatcacgctggaggctccagaacggctggaaatggtaaaatttggatttgggtaaataattttagttttgggacttattttgaccatttttactgatcgagtacgtacttttaaaaaaaagcataaatcgccaaaaacagtcaattttgaattttcaaaaattcgccaaaaatcgaaaaatgaacttgggcagctgaaaatttggttttgggggttttggactatgatctttccaaaaatcgcggtgccgttcaaatcggagtgtcgTGACACCTCACGAGGTTCCCTCGTTAgactttttgttatttttggcaaaaatcgtgatttggataattttggtcAAAGACAGAGATTTGTAAACCTAACgtcgaaaagaaaaaagtgaatgGGTACTTTCGTAAAttatttctatttcaattttgatttcaatattgATATTATAAATtatcaagatttgaaaaaagtgaatatgaaaattttttttaaaaagtaacttattttgtgaccaaaattttcaaaaagaaaccaaaaacttggtttctcaaaaaaaaagctaccTAACCTTGTACGAgctctaattgaaaaaaaaacgtttaaaaatacaCCACGAGCCAAATTATTGGAATTGAGTtccaatttctgattttcaatgaatttttgaaaattattcaaatggtTTATTTATTCCCATGTAAAAGATtgacattttattaaattgaaatcTGCTTCATAAGTTGATCTCTTGAAACGGTTAGTGATGGCATTAGACCCTTTTAGACTTTTCTTGACTCTtaagaagatttttcaaatcgcccaattttcagaaaaatgatcgtaaaaaatatcaaaataaaatttaccatcATTTTCAACGCAGCAAACAAAACACAGAAATCTGTTGAAGGCTCTGAAAGGCCTCAAAACCACCACGAATCGATTTGAAcagtcaaaaataaggtatgaaccaaattttagatttttatcttgaatttatcaaattttgattttcatgtaaaaattcaaaacgttaggaaatgaaattaatttggattgatgtatttttgtacttttttttttgatccaaaaaGAATCTCTAGTTTGGAATTTGGCGATAAAAAAATCTTTGAGTGAAAAATTCTTGAACACGGCCTTGAAACTCTCatttaaaaaggtgaaaaaaataatgacctaatttgggctaaaaatttttcaaaaatgctcaaaaaccgaaacgtttgaatttctcgtgaaattttaacctattttgatgagTCAGAtgctactttttcaaaaatcccaaaaatcatgatcaaattttgagctaacaattgttcaaaagtgttcaaaaaaagtacacaaatttttaatttcctgcCAAAAATTTAACCCATTTTAATAGGTTACAtagcaactttttgagaaatCATTAACTACATATGAGTATAtctttgaaactaaaaattattcaaaaatgctcaaaaaacattttagaagaaatatttgaattcctcacaaaattttaattcattttgataagtcgcagaatctttttttcaaaaaccccaaaaatctgaaaaaatatctatcTATGAACAGTTTTCtctgattttctgtcaaaaattgaactcattttgataggttgtaaGTTGTAACACATCTCATtcataaagtaaaaaaatcatgatccaattttagtcaaaattcttTTCATAAAAGCtcaataaacaataaacatgtttgtggaaatatttgaatttctcaatttcagccTCTCAGATCAATTTTGGTACGAGGTGAAaggtgaatttcagcttttcatcctCATACGGTAAAATTTAGAGTATATCTCGATTTTCATCAATCTGCTGAAgcctccaaaactgctcaaaatagatggaaaccattttcaatcgatccgggggggggggtggaaggTCATAATAAAAgaatatatcaaatttcagtttcctggttaatttggtgaaattctaagtaattttattccatttccaacccaaatttgattttcaaaaattcgccaaaaattgaaaaatgcactttagcacctgaaattttgggtggTGGTAAGTGTTTGCTCTGCCTGGCTgcctggttcaaaaaattttcggcCAGCTAAAATACCTCCTTGGTTTTGGTTggcatttacaaaaaaaaaaaattgaaaacttgtgtTCAAAACGCTAtgattctgaattttaaaatttgtccatcaaatcccccccccccccccaaaaaaaaactgaaaggcaaaatattaaaaacctTGCCGAACTTGTTATATGTAGTTATAGAAATCAAACTACTGAACCTGTACTCACAGTAATTTCcaacatttgaagaaaaaaaatccaagaagcACGTACTTGCCTCTGTctaaaaaacaataacaataacCAGGTACCTAGATCCATTCCACGAAATAGAGAGCATAGCTACTAGTAAACAAAAAGCAATCTAAATTCGCCTCCGGTATCAATttcaacataggtacctaccttttccTTTCCGTTTTGTTCATTTAAACACAAAGAAAAAGTGAATCTATACTCACAAAGCAAACTATACGACAAATAAAACCATGATAAGTATAATTAAAAGGTGTCATAacgtcattcaatttttaaaaaaattatattatcatCAACCAGGTAGCGTCGCTTTATACGTAGAAGACTTCAACAGTTCAACTAAATAAACATCACCTATACTTATAGACCTTTGTGGCTTTGTAACAAAGGAAACCCCCCATCGATTATAAACGACACCTAGACGCGGTTAATTTAATTCCAGATAAGTATCTCGAGTTTCCGCCACTTAAGAATAGGTAGTAAGATAAAATCGGAACAATTGTAGGCTGATTCAATTAACCAAACGTAAAATTACCTGTACGCGACGATAGCCAATGGGCCAAGTTTTTCACACGAGTGCCTGTCTATAATTACGCCATCAATATTCTTTCTACATTTACCTAATTAATCAAAACGGCTACAGCCTACAAGTaattaatacttgtaaaaagTTCACGACGCTTTAGGCACCCAACGAACgttttcttgatcaatttccaaaaaatcgaatgcATCGTGTACCTATCTAGTATACCTTGCGTAATTAATAAAACATTAAAACTCTCGGTAATCGAGACTGCATTTTTAATCGCATCTCAGACTcgtatgttgaaaattttacacctttttttcCGGCCTGTGTATCgacgaaaaaattcataacgCGTAAGggtacttcaaaatttttattttaccgaGAATTTTTAACGGTTTCGAAATAAAAGATGGTCGTAGAATAGCGAATGAGTCAGGCTCGTGAGAAAAACGTTCCATCCATCGTTGATAatcttttgcaaattttgtatTCCGATCAGGTTTCAGTAGCCGTGGTCAAGTTGGCTGCTGAAATATTCTCTTTATTGGCTATAACCGATCATTCGAGGGCTTTATAAACGGTACATTGTTTAATCATCGTAGTTATTTCAATTCTGATTGTTGACTTTTCATAACTGTCGATCGCTATTGTTCGAAATCATCGGCGAGATGTCGTTTAAcgcgagttttaaaattttcctgtttTTGGGATGTTACCTGCTCGGATTTGTCGAATTGAAACCGGTCGCTAAATGGGATTCAAATGCTGCAGGTAATTTAGTTTGATTTATTACTGTTTTAGTTGATATTTTTACCGGTTTTTCGAACGGTTTCGGTTAATTTTTCCTATTAGCTTTCGAGTTGTAATTTGtctaaaatgcagaaaaaaagtATTATCTAGGTCTATATGTAAAACGAAACGAATATTTGGACATCTAATCAAtcaattatgaattattttgcGTTTACGTATcatttagacattttttttcatcggattACTCGtgaatattttattcgaaaaagtcgactaaaataaatcaattatttAATGGAAAATATAGTCACCAATTCTGACCGAAACATTGTACTTTTCACgttctcttcttcttctttatttCTATTTCCGTCGATGGCAATTTTCCGGCCTGAAATAACTCAATTATAGCAACTTACccgttagaaaaaaattacttcgttCGATTTGATCGAAAGAACCGAAGcaatatacgaaaaaaaaaaccgaaagaATTAATTTACCTGTACTCGAATTAAAAACGAAATCCATTAGCATAATTCATTGATAAACTCGAAGGGTATGGGCGTTTACAAGATACTAATTACAACATGTCAGCTATCTCGTTCCTTAAATGGAATCGCCGCTGGCTACTTCATTGACAACACGGTATATCCGGCCATACGAGTATGATTATTTTTATCGACACGTGCGACGTCCATGTTCGGTGCCTaggtaactaaaaaaaaaggtataattttgcaGAACCTCTCATCTTGGTGAGATTGAAACGTACGCCGAGTCGAGCATTCACATTCAGCGGTTTTAATCCGAGCACCGGCTTATCAGCATTTGCCACCAGCGCCGATTTCCTTCCATCTTCGTACTACAGATACGTACCATTGCCTGCATCACCTCCATCGCCTCCTTCGCCGCCATCGTCCAATTATGCAGCTCCAGTACCGCAACAACAAGGACAAGGACACGAAGACACCTCGTATTTACCGTCCGGCGAAAGCGATTCGTCTTACGATTACGCACCGAGCGTTGAATTTCCTTCGTCGTCGTTAAACGTTGGCGAAGACGATCGAAAAATTCCTGCCCCTTCGCAAAATCTAACACCACCTGCATCTGAAAGCACACCTGTGACCGGATACGGTTCGAATGCGATTCCGATTCCACCAACGCCAGCGAAGAAACCTAAAAAGAAACCAAATCGTGTAAATCCGGCTCCGACTCCGatcgacgaagaagaagaagatgctGAAGGTAAACTGTCTAAAATTTATATTCAAGGACTTagaaaggtttgaaaaaaatttaccaactgtttaacgacaatttttttttctatttgctAACAGAAAACGTTGGTAAATCAAGAAGCAGCTCGTCGGCTTCGTTTAACGCTTGGTTCCCGATTGTGCTCGGCTCGTATCCATCTAGACCGAATCCTGAATCGTTTAAAGAAGCTGAAGGTAATAGCTCACCGTTGAAGGAAAGACAAGGGTCGACTGTGATTGCCAACAGTGTT
This region of Planococcus citri chromosome 5, ihPlaCitr1.1, whole genome shotgun sequence genomic DNA includes:
- the LOC135846211 gene encoding uncharacterized protein LOC135846211 produces the protein MSFNASFKIFLFLGCYLLGFVELKPVAKWDSNAAEPLILVRLKRTPSRAFTFSGFNPSTGLSAFATSADFLPSSYYRYVPLPASPPSPPSPPSSNYAAPVPQQQGQGHEDTSYLPSGESDSSYDYAPSVEFPSSSLNVGEDDRKIPAPSQNLTPPASESTPVTGYGSNAIPIPPTPAKKPKKKPNRVNPAPTPIDEEEEDAEENVGKSRSSSSASFNAWFPIVLGSYPSRPNPESFKEAEGNSSPLKERQGSTVIANSVSNGRSGVASSHAVLYGGEAPVQNYRRG